The DNA region GACATAACTCCCAATTGTTGCGGACAACAACACACCCCGGATAGCGAACATTGCTGTTGCGATACGGGATGTGTTACTACCCACTTTTTCCAGCAAACTCCCAGCCCGGACAACGGATGGACACATCCGGATTTTCCGCTGGTTATCACATTATTCTCCGAACCACTTCTCAGACTATTGGTCCTCCCCGAAGAAAGCGGGCAAAGACAGGATTGCATATACCAGGAATCACTTCATGGCACGTATCTCACACGTGCCACAGGACTTCGTGCACCTCCGTGTGTCCTTACTTTATCGTAAAGTCTGCAACTTTATTGCAGGCTTTTATCTCTAATTTTGCACACAGATAAAAGTAAGAACATAAAAATATCATCATGAAAAAAATTCTTTTTATGGGAGTCATGGGATTATTCCTGTTAGGCTCTTGCAATAGTAAATCCGGCGATGGACACGAAGGTCATAATCATGAAACAGAAAAACATGAGCACGAAGGTTGTGACCATGATCATGAAAGCGAAGACCACAATCACGAAGGTGACGAACATAACCACGATGGACATAGCCACGATGAACAAGCAGCCGGACATAGTGACGAAATCATTCTGCCTACCGCCAAAGCACAGGCTGCCGGAGTAAAATCCAATGTTGTAGAACCGGGGATTTTCCATCAGGTTATAAAAACCAGCGGTCAAGTAATGGCAGCACAAGGAGATGAGAGCGTGGCTGTAGCAACCGTAGCTGGTGTAGTATCTTTCCGTGGAAAGATAATCGAAGGTATGAGTGTCAGTAAAGGTACGCCACTGGTGACATTATCTTCCAAGAACATGGCGGATGGTGACCCCGTAGAACGGGCACGTATCGCTTATGAAGTTTCCAAGAAAGAATATGAGCGCATGAAAGCCCTCGTAGGAAATAAGATTGTTTCTGAAAAAGATTTCGCTCAGGCGGAACAAGCATACGAAAATGCACGTATCAGCTACGAAGCCGTAGCTAAAAATAGTTCAGCAAGCGGACAAGCTGTAGTTTCCCCTATCAGCGGATATGTAAAAAGCCTGTTAGTGAAAGAAGGCGACTATGTAGCCGTAGGGCAACCGTTAGTCAGCATTACGCAAAACCGCAAATTGTTCCTGCGTGCTGATGTGTCTGAGAAATATTACCAGTATCTGCGTACTATTGGTTCTGCTAATTTCTGCACTCCTTATAATAATAAGGTATATACATTGAAAGACTTAGACGGGCGTCTTCTCTCTTATGGCAAGGCTTCCGGTAGTGATGGTGGATATTATGTACCTGTAACCTTTGAGTTCGACAACAAAGGTGATATTATCCCCGGTTCGTTTGTAGAAATCTTCTTATTGTCTTCCCCTATAGAAAACGTAATATCCCTGCCCCATTCAGCATTGACTGAAGAGCAAGGCAGTTTCTTTGTCTACCTGCAACTGGATAAAGAAGGATATAAGAAACAACTCGTAACTCTCGGAGCCGATAACGGTGAAAGCGTACAGATTCTCTCAGGTGTAAAAGCTGGAGACCGCGTGGTTACCGAAGGGGCTTATCAAGTGAAACTGGCAAGCGCTACGAATGCGATACCGGCACACAGTCACGAACACTAAACTTATTTACTATTTGACAAGTTACTATTTACTATTTGGCTGTGCAATGCGTGAAGCTGATGATAAGAATAGTAAATGTCAAATGGTAAAAGACAAGGTGTATCAAATAGTAAATATAAATAGTAAAATAGTTAATATATCATCGTGTTAAATAAGATCATACATTTCTCACTTCATAACCGCATCCTGGTGCTTGTGGCCTCGGTGTTGTTACTGATAGGCGGAACTTACACCGCCATGCATACGGAAGTGGACGTATTTCCAGATCTCAATGCACCTACGGTTGTCATCATGACTGAGGCAAACGGCATGGCGGCAGAAGAAGTGGAACAACTCGTTACATTTCCTGTAGAAACAGCTGTGAACGGTGCAACAGGTGTGCGCCGCGTACGTTCTTCATCTACCAACGGCTTCTCTGTAGTATGGGTAGAATTCGATTGGGATACGGATATTTATCTGGCCCGGCAGATTGTCAGCGAAAAGTTGGCCGTCGTAAGTGAAAGCCTGCCTACCGGTGTAGGTAAACCAACGTTGGGTCCACAATCATCCATTCTGGGTGAAATGCTGATTATCGGATTGACGGCCGACTCTACCTCCATGCTCGACCTGCGTACAATAGCCGACTGGACCATCCGTCCGCGTCTGCTCTCTACGGGCGGTGTAGCACAGGTAGCAGTACTTGGAGGTGATATAAAGGAATATCAGATACAATTAGATCCGGAACGGATGCGGCATTATGGCGTTACGCTGAATGAAATCATGACTGTAACCCGCGAAATGAATCTGAACGCAAACGGTGGCGTGCTATATGAATATGGTAACGAATACATTGTGCGTGGAGTACTTTCTACCGACCGTGTAGATCAACTGGCACGTGCCGTAGTACGTGGTGGAACAGCTTCGGGCAGTGCTCCTATCTTACTGGAAGACATTGCAGATGTACATATCGGAGCAAAGCTACCCAAACTGGGTACAGCATCCGAACGGGGTAAATCCGCCGTACTGTTAACAGTAACCAAGCAACCAGCCACCAGTACACTGGAATTAACGGATAAATTAGAAGCATCTTTAAAAGACTTGCAGAAGAACCTGCCACCGGATGTAAAAGTCAGCACAGACATCTTCCGCCAGAGCCGCTTTATCGAAAGCTCTATCGGAAACGTACAGAAGTCCTTGTTTGAAGGAGGTATCTTCGTTGTGATTGTCCTATTCCTGTTCCTTGCGAATGTACGTACAACGGTGATCTCATTGGTTACACTACCGCTTTCATTGATTACTTCACTGGTAACACTGCATTATATGGGCTTCACAATTAATACAATGAGCCTCGGTGGTCTTGCCATCGCTATCGGTTCGCTGGTGGATGATGCCATTGTGGACGTGGAGAACGTATATAAACGACTCCACGAGAATAAGTTAAAGCCTGTGGAAGAACGCCTTTCCATACTGGAAGTAGTATTCAACGCATCGAAAGAAGTACGTATGCCTATTCTGAATTCTACGCTGATTATCGTAGTCAGTTTCGTACCGCTGTTCTTCCTCACCGGCATGGAAGGCCGTATGCTGGTTCCACTGGGTATTGCGTTCATTGTAGCACTGGCAGCTTCTACGGTAGTGGCATTGACAGTTACACCAGTACTTTGCTCCTATCTTTTAGGAAAAGACAAGAAGAAGGAACAGAAAGAGAGCAGCGACTCGTTCGTAGCACGCAAGATGAAACAGTGGTATGGTGCTGCATTGGCATTCGTACTGGGACATAAGAAGATCGTACTGGGCGGTACAATCGGTCTGTTCGTAGTTGCCCTGGTATGTTTCTTCACATTGGGACGTTCGTTCCTGCCACCTTTCAACGAAGGTTCGTTTACGATTAACATATCTTCTTTACCAGGCATCTCATTAGAAGAAAGTGACAAGATGGGACACCGTGCGGAGGAATTACTGCTCAGCATTCCCGAAATACAAACCGTTGCCCGTAAGACCGGACGTGCTGAACTGGACGAGCATGCACTTGGTGTGAATGTTTCGGAAATAGAAGCTCCGTTCGAATTGAAAGATCGTTCACGCAGTGAGCTGGTTGCCGAAGTACGCGAAAAGTTAGGTACTATCGTAGGGGCAAATGTGGAAATCGGCCAGCCTATCAGCCACCGTATCGATGCTATGCTCAGTGGTACAAAAGCCAACATCGCAATTAAACTGTTTGGTGACGACCTGAACCGTATGTTTACCTTGGGTAATGAAATCAAAGGTGCCATCCAGGATATTCCGGGTATTGCCGACCTGAATGTAGAACAACAAATAGAACGTCCTCAGCTTATCATTTCACCCAAGCGGGAAATGCTGGCTAAGTTTGGTATCTCATTACCGGAATTCTCTGAGTTCGTGAATGTCTGTCTTGCTGGTGAAACCGTATCACAGGTATACGAGAAAGGTAAAAGTTTCGACCTTACCGTACGTGTACGTGATGATCTTCGCGACGAAATGGAGAAGATACGCAACTTGATGATAGATACAAGTGACGGAAAGAAAATACCTTTGAACTACATCGCAGAAGTGCGTTCTGCCATGGGACCGAATACCATCAGCCGCGAGAATGTGAAACGTAAAATCGTGATCTCCGCCAATGTTGCCGACCGCGACCTGCGCAGTGTGGTGAATGATATTCAGGCCCGTGTGGACAAGGATATTAAATTGCCCGAAGGGTATCATCTGGAATATGGCGGCCAATTTGAGAGTGAACAGGCAGCAAGCCGCACCTTGTTACTCACATCATTGATGAGTATTGTGGTGATCTTCTTACTGCTTTATCATGAATTCCGTAGTGTAAAAGAGAGTGCAAT from Bacteroides sp. MSB163 includes:
- a CDS encoding DUF6769 family protein, encoding MQRKRYITLFFIFISMVMLVVPVIPHHHHNNGLICMKNDITPNCCGQQHTPDSEHCCCDTGCVTTHFFQQTPSPDNGWTHPDFPLVITLFSEPLLRLLVLPEESGQRQDCIYQESLHGTYLTRATGLRAPPCVLTLS
- a CDS encoding efflux RND transporter periplasmic adaptor subunit, with amino-acid sequence MKKILFMGVMGLFLLGSCNSKSGDGHEGHNHETEKHEHEGCDHDHESEDHNHEGDEHNHDGHSHDEQAAGHSDEIILPTAKAQAAGVKSNVVEPGIFHQVIKTSGQVMAAQGDESVAVATVAGVVSFRGKIIEGMSVSKGTPLVTLSSKNMADGDPVERARIAYEVSKKEYERMKALVGNKIVSEKDFAQAEQAYENARISYEAVAKNSSASGQAVVSPISGYVKSLLVKEGDYVAVGQPLVSITQNRKLFLRADVSEKYYQYLRTIGSANFCTPYNNKVYTLKDLDGRLLSYGKASGSDGGYYVPVTFEFDNKGDIIPGSFVEIFLLSSPIENVISLPHSALTEEQGSFFVYLQLDKEGYKKQLVTLGADNGESVQILSGVKAGDRVVTEGAYQVKLASATNAIPAHSHEH
- a CDS encoding efflux RND transporter permease subunit — encoded protein: MLNKIIHFSLHNRILVLVASVLLLIGGTYTAMHTEVDVFPDLNAPTVVIMTEANGMAAEEVEQLVTFPVETAVNGATGVRRVRSSSTNGFSVVWVEFDWDTDIYLARQIVSEKLAVVSESLPTGVGKPTLGPQSSILGEMLIIGLTADSTSMLDLRTIADWTIRPRLLSTGGVAQVAVLGGDIKEYQIQLDPERMRHYGVTLNEIMTVTREMNLNANGGVLYEYGNEYIVRGVLSTDRVDQLARAVVRGGTASGSAPILLEDIADVHIGAKLPKLGTASERGKSAVLLTVTKQPATSTLELTDKLEASLKDLQKNLPPDVKVSTDIFRQSRFIESSIGNVQKSLFEGGIFVVIVLFLFLANVRTTVISLVTLPLSLITSLVTLHYMGFTINTMSLGGLAIAIGSLVDDAIVDVENVYKRLHENKLKPVEERLSILEVVFNASKEVRMPILNSTLIIVVSFVPLFFLTGMEGRMLVPLGIAFIVALAASTVVALTVTPVLCSYLLGKDKKKEQKESSDSFVARKMKQWYGAALAFVLGHKKIVLGGTIGLFVVALVCFFTLGRSFLPPFNEGSFTINISSLPGISLEESDKMGHRAEELLLSIPEIQTVARKTGRAELDEHALGVNVSEIEAPFELKDRSRSELVAEVREKLGTIVGANVEIGQPISHRIDAMLSGTKANIAIKLFGDDLNRMFTLGNEIKGAIQDIPGIADLNVEQQIERPQLIISPKREMLAKFGISLPEFSEFVNVCLAGETVSQVYEKGKSFDLTVRVRDDLRDEMEKIRNLMIDTSDGKKIPLNYIAEVRSAMGPNTISRENVKRKIVISANVADRDLRSVVNDIQARVDKDIKLPEGYHLEYGGQFESEQAASRTLLLTSLMSIVVIFLLLYHEFRSVKESAIILINLPLALIGGVFALLMTTGEVSIPAIIGFISLFGIATRNGMLLISHYNHLQQEEGLNVYDSVIRGSMDRLNPILMTALSSALALIPLALGGDLPGNEIQSPMAKVILGGLLTSTFLNGFIIPIVYLMMHRKPAN